In the genome of Desulfovibrio aminophilus DSM 12254, the window CCGTCTGGCTCGCGCCGGTGGGCTTCGCCCTGGGTCTGGCCGTGGCCGTGGCCGAACCGGCGGTGCGCATTCTGGGCGACCAGGTGGAACGGGCTACCAGGGGCTCCATCCGCCGGAAGGTCATCATCGTGGCGCTCTGCCTGGGCGTGGCCCTGGCCGTGGGACTGGGCATGGGCCGCATGCTCCTGGGTCTGCCCATTCATTTCATCACCGTCCCGGGCTATCTGCTGGCCCTGGCCATGCTGCCGTTCTGCGGCCGGGTCTTCGCGCCCATCGCCTTCGACTCCAGCACCGTGGCCACCGGACCTCTCGTGGTCAGCTTCATCTCGGCCGTGGCCCTCGGCGCGGCCGAGGCCATGGATCACACGGACCCCCTGCTGGACGGCTTCGGCCTGGTGGCGGTGGTGGCCCTCGTTCCAGTGCTCTGCGTCATGGCGGCCGGAGTCGTCCACACATTGAAGACGAGGAGAACGTCATGAAACTCCGCAAGGATTTCGATCTGATCGTGACCATCGTGAACAAGGGCTGGAGCGACAGGGTGGTCGGCGCATCCAAGCGGGCCGGAGCCGAGGGCGGAACGATCATCTTCGGCCGGGGCACGGGCATCCGCGAAACCCAGACCTTCTTCGGCATTCCCATCGAGCCGGAAAAGGAGATCGTGCTCACGGCCGTGCCGGAGCGGCTCACCGAGCCGGTGCTGGAGGCCATCGTGGAGGCGGCCGACCTGGAGAAGCCGGGAACGGGAGTGGCCTTCGTGCTGCCGCTCAAGGCCGTGGCCGGAATCTGCCACCTCATGGGCGGTGAGGCCGCGCCGGGAGAGCGCTAGAAGACGCGCCCCGTCCGGGCGCCGGAGAACGGCTCCTAGGCCTTTTTCCGGAGCATCATCTGGAACACGTCGGATTCGTGGCCGTTCATCGTGCGGACAGCGACCTCCCGTTCCCACTCGACCTGGAAACCGGCGAGCAGCCGCCGCACCCAGGCCATGTCGTGGTGCCGGAACACGGCCCCCTCGGTGCGGAACATGCCGAACGTGCCCAGTTCCCGTTCGAATTCGCGGTACCGCGCCCTGTTCCTCTCGTCCCGCTGCAGGGGATAGTCGCTGACGAAGAGCAGGCCGCCCGGGGCCAGCAGCCGGTTGATCTCACGGATGACGCGTTCCTGGCCCGCGTCGGAGGGCACGCAGGTGAGAAGCGCCACCAGAAGGCAGGCGTCAAAGGAGCCGTCGCCGAAATCCGGCGACAGGCCGTCGAAGACGCGGAGGTCCAGGCCGTCGCCCAGGAGCTTTCCGCGCCGGACCATTTCCCCGGAGATGTCGATCCCGGTGACGTTGTCGTAGCCGAGGCCGGAAAGTTCGGAACAGACGCGGCCGTAGCCGCAGCCGTAATCCAATATCCGCGCCGAAACCGGAAGAAAGTCCCGAAAGACCAGGGTCGGGATGGGGTGGGAAAACGTCTTGGAAGAAGCGGCTTGGTCCCAATATTCCAGTTGGACATCCATGCTCATGCGGGTGCCTACCACTCCGCGCCCCGGGCCTCAACCCTCCGGTTCGCCCGGAGCGGGCCCATCCGGGTCAGCCCCGCTTCTTCTCCAGGCTCTTGGCCTCCTGGCGGAGCTTGCGGCGCATCTGGGCCTCGGACATGCGGCGGCGGTCCTCGTCGGTTTCCGGGACCATCGGCGGCACGGCGTGGGGCTTGCCGTCCTCGCCCATGCAGACGTAGGTCACGTAGGCCGAGTTCGTGTGGCGCACCTCGCCGGTCATGAGGTTCTCGGCCTCCACCCGCACGCCCACCTCCATGCTCGTCCGGCCGACCATGTTCAGGCTGGCCTTGAGGATGACCATCTCGCCCACATGCACCGGGGCCAGGAAGTCCGTGCGGTCCATGCTGGCCGTGACCACGTTCTTGCGGCAGTGGCGCTTGGCCACGATGGCCCCGCAGATGTCGATGTACTTGAGGACCACGCCGCCGTGGCAGTTGCCCGCCGGGTTGGCGTCCGAGGGCAGGATGAGGTGGGCCATGGTCACGGCGGTCTGGGCCGGGGTCTTGCCGTTCATGTCAGTCTCCCTTTGTTTTGCCGAACCGCACCCGGGCCTCCCAGACGAGCCGTCCCACGCGGCGGCCCAGGTCGGTCTCGCGGGTCTTGAGCAGGGCCTCGGCGGCCTGGCGGTTGCCCTGGGACTTGAGCAGGGTGGCGGACTCCAGGTCGCGCAGGTAGTTGGCGCATTCCCGGAGCACGGACGGCA includes:
- a CDS encoding class I SAM-dependent methyltransferase codes for the protein MSMDVQLEYWDQAASSKTFSHPIPTLVFRDFLPVSARILDYGCGYGRVCSELSGLGYDNVTGIDISGEMVRRGKLLGDGLDLRVFDGLSPDFGDGSFDACLLVALLTCVPSDAGQERVIREINRLLAPGGLLFVSDYPLQRDERNRARYREFERELGTFGMFRTEGAVFRHHDMAWVRRLLAGFQVEWEREVAVRTMNGHESDVFQMMLRKKA
- a CDS encoding DUF1538 domain-containing protein; its protein translation is MSLLLDFIDLRGTARDVLLGLAPLAAIGLIFGLRAKLPRERLLAMARGAVLVFAGLVLFLQGVKTGFLPTGELLGKALGTPERAVWLAPVGFALGLAVAVAEPAVRILGDQVERATRGSIRRKVIIVALCLGVALAVGLGMGRMLLGLPIHFITVPGYLLALAMLPFCGRVFAPIAFDSSTVATGPLVVSFISAVALGAAEAMDHTDPLLDGFGLVAVVALVPVLCVMAAGVVHTLKTRRTS
- a CDS encoding acyl-CoA thioesterase, which gives rise to MNGKTPAQTAVTMAHLILPSDANPAGNCHGGVVLKYIDICGAIVAKRHCRKNVVTASMDRTDFLAPVHVGEMVILKASLNMVGRTSMEVGVRVEAENLMTGEVRHTNSAYVTYVCMGEDGKPHAVPPMVPETDEDRRRMSEAQMRRKLRQEAKSLEKKRG
- a CDS encoding P-II family nitrogen regulator translates to MKLRKDFDLIVTIVNKGWSDRVVGASKRAGAEGGTIIFGRGTGIRETQTFFGIPIEPEKEIVLTAVPERLTEPVLEAIVEAADLEKPGTGVAFVLPLKAVAGICHLMGGEAAPGER